Proteins co-encoded in one Coregonus clupeaformis isolate EN_2021a chromosome 5, ASM2061545v1, whole genome shotgun sequence genomic window:
- the LOC121567080 gene encoding G-protein coupled receptor 4-like, producing MEKQMDKTNLNFTCVTISKSPISDFLMGIYILAFILGLAFNLLTLGPIVQQVRSQNVLGVFLLNLSLSDLLYILTMPLWVNYYHQDHHWSLGSLSCSVAGFFYYSNMYLSIYLLCCISVDRCLAVTYPLRTKAFRSVCYAWVLCLVVCVAVMSAHGLVLFKDNLQDAHDDTQDRCYETYPMPQPVALFNLLRVGIGFLLPLLVLGLCYWRILGQVKQSEGLAEQAKRKVRLLSFGVIGIFSVCFAPYHLLLLTRSLAYYHMDEQRNCEFEQNMHFPFSCTLALSSLNSVVDPVLYVLVSNGVREDMRLCCLGNRQGQRERDIPVTTVTWKTLIQT from the coding sequence ATGGAGAAACAAATGGATAAAACTAACTTGAACTTCACTTGCGTGACAATCTCTAAAAGCCCTATCAGTGACTTCCTGATGGGGATCTACATCCTGGCTTTTATCCTGGGCTTGGCCTTTAACCTCTTGACCCTTGGCCCCATCGTCCAGCAGGTCCGCAGCCAGAACGTCCTGGGGGTATTCCTGCTCAACCTGTCCCTGTCTGACCTACTCTATATCCTCACCATGCCTCTCTGGGTGAACTACTACCACCAGGACCACCACTGGAGCCTGGGCAGCCTCTCCTGCAGCGTGGCCGGCTTCTTCTACTACTCCAACATGTACCTCAGCATCTACCTGCTGTGCTGCATCTCTGTGGACCGCTGCCTGGCCGTCACCTACCCCCTGAGGACCAAGGCCTTCCGCAGCGTGTGCTACGCCTGGGTGCTGTGTCTGGTCGTATGCGTGGCTGTCATGTCCGCACACGGCCTAGTGCTGTTCAAGGACAACCTGCAGGATGCCCACGATGACACGCAGGACCGTTGCTACGAGACCTACCCCATGCCGCAGCCCGTGGCCCTGTTCAACCTGCTGCGGGTGGGCATCGGCTTCCTGCTGCCCCTTCTGGTGCTGGGGCTGTGTTACTGGAGGATCCTGGGCCAGGTGAAGCAGAGCGAGGGGCTGGCGGAGCAGGCTAAGAGGAAGGTACGGCTGCTCTCCTTCGGGGTGATCGGGATCTTCTCTGTGTGCTTCGCCCCCTACCACCTCCTCCTGCTGACCCGCTCTCTGGCCTACTACCACATGGACGAACAGAGGAACTGTGAGTTTGAGCAGAACATGCACTTCCCCTTCTCGTGCACGCTGGCCCTGTCCAGCTTGAACAGTGTGGTGGACCCAGTGCTGTATGTGCTGGTCAGTAACGGGGTGAGGGAGGACATGAGACTGTGCTGCCTTGGGAACAGACAGGGTCAAAGGGAGAGAGACATTCCCGTCACCACCGTAACGTGGAAGACATTAATACAAACCTGA
- the LOC121562145 gene encoding prolactin-releasing peptide receptor-like, with product MDPILEEVLREANTTGGPSLNHSNNPLDMFSGMQLLLRFKPLFLPLYSLLVAVAGIGNSILLACILADKKLHNATNFFIGNLAAGDLLMCLTCVPLTASYAFDSHGWAFGRPLCHLVPLLQAATVFASVLSLTAIAVDRYVVVAHPVRRRISVGGCGAVALGVWGLSLALAAPPSLHTRYLDLRPRGMELVVCEEFWPSSGQLRLLYSCCILVASYMIPLLSVSVSYCAISVHLRRHTLPGEPSHCQQRWSQRRRKTFSLLVASVLAFALCWLPLQVLNLLLDLDPDYHIVGKRYVNVLQVCCHLVAMSSACYNPFIYASLHSKVWLHLKGYLCPCRSQGPPGGQLLSRCTSRNPATCLSLLSEVPATAKKTPGAAGPESDPTNDSTL from the exons ATGGATCCCATCCTGGAGGAGGTCCTGAGAGAGGCAAACACTACTGGAGGCCCCTCCCTGAATCACAGCAACAACCCTCTGGACATGTTCTCTGGCATGCAGCTGCTGCTGCGCTTCAAGCCCCTCTTTctgcccctctactccctcctgGTAGCCGTGGCCGGCATAGGCAACTCCATCCTGCTGGCCTGTATCCTGGCCGACAAGAAGCTCCACAACGCCACCAACTTCTTCATCGGTAACCTGGCGGCCGGCGACCTGCTGATGTGTCTGACCTGCGTCCCTCTGACTGCCTCATACGCTTTCGACAGCCACGGCTGGGCCTTTGGACGCCCTCTCTGCCACCTGGTGCCACTGCTGCAGGCCGCCACCGTCTTCGCCTCGGTGCTGTCCCTCACGGCCATCGCTGTGGACCGCTACGTGGTGGTGGCCCACCCAGTGAGGAGGAGGATCTCTGTGGGGGGCTGCGGTGCGGTGGCTCTGGGGGTGTGGGGGTTGTCTCTGGCCCTggctgcccctccctccctccacacgcGCTACCTGGACCTGAGACCCCGTGGGATGGAGCTGGTGGTGTGTGAGGAGTTCTGGCCGAGCTCTGGCCAGCTCAGGCTGCTCTATTCCTGCTGTATCCTGGTAGCCTCCTATATGATCCCTCTGCTGTCAGTCAGCGTGTCCTACTGTGCTATCTCAGTGCACCTGAGACGCCACACGTTGCCCGGAGAGCCCTCACACTGCCAGCAGCGCTGGAGCCAGAGGAGGAGGAAAACCTTCTCTCTCCTGGTGGCATCTGTGCTTGCCTTTGCCCTCTGCTGGCTGCCCCTgcag GTGCTGAACCTGCTACTGGACCTGGACCCAGACTACCACATCGTGGGCAAGCGCTACGTCAACGTGCTGCAGGTGTGCTGCCACCTGGTGGCCATGAGCTCCGCCTGCTACAACCCCTTCATCTACGCCTCCCTGCACAGTAAGGTCTGGCTGCACCTCAAGGGCTACCTGTGTCCTTGCCGCAGCCAGGGGCCCCCAGGGGGCCAGCTCCTCTCCCGCTGCACCTCCCGGAACCCCGCCACCTGCCTCAGCCTACTCTCTGAGGTCCCCGCCACCGCCAAGAAGACCCCGGGGGCCGCCGGTCCCGAGTCCGACCCCACCAACGACAGCACCCTATGA